In Pyrus communis chromosome 1, drPyrComm1.1, whole genome shotgun sequence, the following are encoded in one genomic region:
- the LOC137731512 gene encoding uncharacterized protein isoform X1, with translation MRKLSRKLRNSQDDDFSLPTWDDPSLNDSRPMDTQEQEELVREMEKSQAQQSRLWRALFALLLFCFAVFLLYSICQQVLSPWELRYHAYFMEEMLSWMIISADWLAVVTYSSAIIGLLHDSKHHRQWIWYSLFSGIVLAAFWLYYMLRLPRFRWDVIWLPFGPLSGAALALYVDHLLTESSEEIRKLRGYMYAYKAS, from the exons ATGAGGAAGCTGAGCAGAAAATTGAGAAATTCACAGGACGATGACTTCTCTCTACCCACTTGGGACGATCCTTCCCTCAACGATTCTCGCCCCATGGATACTCAAG AGCAGGAGGAGTTGGTTCGTGAAATGGAGaagagtcaagctcaacagaGTCGGTTATGGAGG gcTTTGTTTGCATTGCTTCTCTTTTGTTTCGCGGTGTTTCTGTTGTACTCAATCTGTCAGCAGGTTCTGTCTCCATGGGAATTG CGTTATCATGCTTATTTCATGGAAGAGATGCTCTCATGGATGATTATATCTGCAG ATTGGCTAGCTGTTGTAACATATTCATCAGCTATCATAGGATTGCTTCATGATTCAAAGCATCACCGCCAATGGATTTGGTACTCACTCTTTAGTGGCATTGTACTTGCAGCTTTCTGGCTGTATTACATGTTGAG ATTGCCAAGGTTCCGCTGGGATGTAATCTGGCTTCCATTTGGACCTCTAAG TGGAGCAGCACTGGCTCTGTACGTTGATCATCTGCTAACTGAATCATCAGAAGAGATAAGAAAGCTTCGAGGCTATATGTATGCTTACAAAGCTAGCTGA
- the LOC137731512 gene encoding uncharacterized protein isoform X2 codes for MRKLSRKLRNSQDDDFSLPTWDDPSLNDSRPMDTQEQEELVREMEKSQAQQSRLWRALFALLLFCFAVFLLYSICQQVLSPWELRYHAYFMEEMLSWMIISAAFWLYYMLRLPRFRWDVIWLPFGPLSGAALALYVDHLLTESSEEIRKLRGYMYAYKAS; via the exons ATGAGGAAGCTGAGCAGAAAATTGAGAAATTCACAGGACGATGACTTCTCTCTACCCACTTGGGACGATCCTTCCCTCAACGATTCTCGCCCCATGGATACTCAAG AGCAGGAGGAGTTGGTTCGTGAAATGGAGaagagtcaagctcaacagaGTCGGTTATGGAGG gcTTTGTTTGCATTGCTTCTCTTTTGTTTCGCGGTGTTTCTGTTGTACTCAATCTGTCAGCAGGTTCTGTCTCCATGGGAATTG CGTTATCATGCTTATTTCATGGAAGAGATGCTCTCATGGATGATTATATCTGCAG CTTTCTGGCTGTATTACATGTTGAG ATTGCCAAGGTTCCGCTGGGATGTAATCTGGCTTCCATTTGGACCTCTAAG TGGAGCAGCACTGGCTCTGTACGTTGATCATCTGCTAACTGAATCATCAGAAGAGATAAGAAAGCTTCGAGGCTATATGTATGCTTACAAAGCTAGCTGA
- the LOC137737941 gene encoding vacuolar protein sorting-associated protein 32 homolog 2-like, which translates to MSTMFTRIFGKPKQENSALTTLDKLNETLEMLEKKEKVLQKKAAAEVDRAKDFTKAKNKRAAIQCLKRKRLYEQQIEQLGNFQLRIHDQMIMLEGAKATTETVDALRTGAAAMKAMQKATNIDDVDKTMDEINEQTENMKQIQEALSSPIGAAADFDEDELEAELEELEGAELEEQLLQPATQAPAAPVQVPAGRQPTRPPPQRRTEEEDELAALQAEMAL; encoded by the exons ATGTCAACCATGTTCACCAGGATTTTTGGGAAACCTAAACAGGAAAACAGTGCCCTAACCACCTTAGACAAGTTGAATGAG ACGCTAGAAATGCTTGAGAAAAAGGAGAAAGTACTACAGAAGAAGGCCGCTGCAGAAGTTGATAGGGCCAAGGATTTCACCAAAGCAAAGAACAAAAGGG CGGCTATACAATGTTTGAAGAGGAAGAGGTTATATGAGCAGCAAATAGAGCAGCTTGGAAATTTCCAGCTGCGTATCCATGATCAG ATGATAATGCTAGAAGGTGCAAAAGCCACAACCGAAACTGTAGATGCCTTGAGAACTGGAGCTGCTGCAATGAAGGCAATGCAAAAAGCAAC GAACATAGATGATGTGGACAAGACTATGGATGAGATTAATGAGCAGACGGAGAACATGAAACAGATACAGGAAGCATTGTCAAGTCCAATTGGTGCAGCCGCTGATTTTGATGAG GATGAATTGGAAGCAGAACTTGAGGAGCTGGAAGGTGCCGAATTGGAAGAACAACTTCTTCAGCCAGCAACACAAGCTCCTGCAGCTCCAGTGCAGGTCCCAGCTGGAAGGCAACCAACTCGTCCTCCTCCCCAAAGGCGcactgaagaagaagatgaattggCTGCTTTGCAGGCTGAGATGGCGCTCTAA
- the LOC137731527 gene encoding large ribosomal subunit protein eL31 gives MVEKTKGRKEEVVTREYTINLHKRLHGCTFKKKAPNAIKEIRKFAKKAMGTNDVRVDVKLNKQIWSRGIRSVPRRIRVRIARKRNDDEDAKEELYSLVTVAEIPAEGLSGLGTKVIEEDE, from the exons ATGGTTGAGAAGACAaagggaaggaaggaggaggtGGTTACCAGAGAGTACACCATCAACCTCCACAAGCGCCTCCATGGCTG CACATTCAAGAAGAAGGCTCCCAACGCCATAAAGGAGATCAGGAAGTTTGCCAAGAAGGCCATGGGAACAAATGACGTCAGGGTGGATGTGAAGCTGAACAAGCAGATCTGGAGCAGAGGAATCAGGAGCGTCCCAAGAAGGATCAGGGTTCGTATTGCTCGCAAGAGGAACGACGACGAAGATGCAAAGGAAGAGCTCTACTCCCTTGTTACCGTCGCTGAGATCCCAGCCGAAGGACTGAGTGGGTTGGGCACCAAGGTCATTGAAGAGGATGAATGA